The Quercus lobata isolate SW786 chromosome 4, ValleyOak3.0 Primary Assembly, whole genome shotgun sequence genome segment atttggcacgaaattaaagccaacacaaaatagttgtaaatcataACTTTACAATATATCTGGCTTGGccacttaaagaaatatcttaGCTCTACCACTGCTTATGAATGCGATACGTTCTTCTCTTTTAGGACAAACTTAGGTTCTATTTCTATCATTCTGTGTGAACAAGATGAAAGTAAATCATtccctacaaaaaaaaataaataaaataattaagtaaACCAGGTCATGTGTGAGtggttcttctttctcttcttgtcacacaaaaacaaagaatcaaatctgatgatgccgaaaaagtCACCATTGAGCCACACGATACTTGCACACTCAAAATTGCACCTGTACAACACAAAAGAGAAGACCTTGCAAagggcaccggtgtggtgccggctaaataccctccaaaggtcaagttagaacttctcacaactctagagtgctagagaggggtaaattatgcgtaccttggtttgtgagggtattggggcttttatagtagcagagggttgacctctcttccttggattagaagtcttttccttataggagtcttcttggataTATTTGATggaatcctttccttataggaatcctttTGAGTAGCACCAAACGTGGAGGGCAAGACATTTCCTTACATACGTAATTGTGGGTAGCAAGCAATTCTATACCAAGGTCGTCAACTTATTCCATCCCCTTTAGCTTTAATGGCGTCAGCCTATTGATGGTGTGAGCCCTTGGGCACACCTTGTGGACTCCCTACAGTGCCCCTACCAGATCTCCCTTCGTCGATACTTGTCAGTAGAAGTCGACGGGTTTAACTGTAACTGTCAGCTTATGTCTTGTCGCTTTAGTTGTCAGCTTATGCCTTGCATGAgtcagcattatttttatccatatcAGTTGCCTCCTACTCCATATCCTCGTCGTTTTAGACTGACGGGTTATGGAGTTAAGTTGTTATTGGCTAACTATCTTTTGGTCCAGAAGAGCGGGAAAATCATTTATGGGCAATTCCTCGAGCCACCAGTCATTTAATGCTTCGGACACGTGGCGTGCTCTCGTTGGCTTCGTTTCTGGACGAGGGcatcgcttcgtcttccgtgcatttTTCCTCCTTTACATAATGTGCATCCTTCTCCTCATTCCTCTATTTCAATCCTTGTTGATTCTTGGGAGAGAGAGATCGTCACCTTCGCTTTCGTCAGCTTTGTTGATTTGTCATTTGTTGCCAACGCCGTCACTTTTAAAGCTGTTCCTTCCTCCAAGGTTCATTTACTAGtaagttcttttttcttctttctttgcatTTTTGCTCTAGCTGAACAATTTTTAGTGAGGACGTCAATTTAGGTAATTAGAATGGATTCGTCACTTGTGGGTAGCCAGATGTTAAGTGACACGTCGAGTGAATAGTCGTCAGTCCACgatggagcgggctacgacgaagTTTTTGGTTCAAGTCAAGAGTCCGACAGCTTTTCTAGGTCGTCAGAAAGGGAAATGTCAGCCCAGTCTCCTGGCAATGATGTAGAAGATTACATTGAGGGAGTTGAGAAGGAAGTAGTAGGAGAGGATGAAAGGGAGGGAGAGAGTGACGGAGATAGGACGAGAATGAGGGTGACGAGGAATCCTATGAAAAGGCTTCAGTTAGTCCTGGAGGAAATCGTCCCTTCATCCTTCCCGAGGATTGGGCTGTTAAcaaatttttgccaaaaatgaGTGACAGGGTTTTCAAGGAATTACGTACCCGTTTCCAAATCCCATACCACATCTCAATCCATCTCCCTAGGGAAAAGGAAAAGTGCTATAAGGATGACTGCAGACGTCGGCATGTATGACGCTGTGCTTGTTGCTAGATTAAGGTTACTACTGACGGCTTTGTACCGTCAGCTAGTTGACTTCATGGGGCTATCCGTCAGCCAGATTGCCCCCAATGCATGGAGGACTTTTATTGGGGCGGAGGTTTTGTGGGGTCATCTAAGTGGTGGGAACCGTCAGCTTTCCTTAGACGAGTTCTTCTACTACTACAAACCTCGTCAGATCGTTTCATCTAAAGGGACTTATCATTTTTCTGTCCGGGAGAAGGACTTAAGACTTGTATTTGACATGCCAAATTCCAACAGGAGTTGGAAAAGTAGATGCTTTTTCATTGAGGGGTGTGATTGGGTATGCCGCCCAGAAGAGTGGGTTACCATGCCTCGTCGTTTTGAAAATACTTGGGCAATAGTTAAAGCCTCAGGTTTTAACAccaatagctttttttttttttttttttttttttgcttttaacaCCGtcaacttttagttttttattgcTCCATTTATTGTGTTCTAATGTCGTcgttttgtctttcttttctaGCTTGCGCCCGTCCACTTATAACTAACGAGCAGGAGGCGTTCATTCGTCGGGTTCTTGAAATCCCATTCGAGCAATGAAAGTGTAGGGACTTGATTACTCTTGACACTATTCACTTGTATTGCAGGGGTCCTGAACCGTCGGCTGAAGCTCGTAGGTTGGATGAATTTTCTCAACGACATAAGTAGATTCTTTATCGCCTCCGTCAGTTTACTCATTCTACCTGTCTTACTAATGTTAGTTATTTTGTGCAGAGATGGAAGCTGCTAAACAAAGGGTGAGGGCTGCTGTGGCCCGTAAAAAGGAGGAGGAGAGGAAAGCGAAGGAAACAAAGGGGGTATCCTCGTCAGCCCCCAAGACCGTCTCTAAGGTCTCAAAAGGGAAGCCTAACGGGAAGGACGACCGTCCATCCAAGAAGGTTGCCGTTACTCCAAAGGATGTGCCTCCTAAGAAGTCACCCCTCAAGTCAAGCCAGGGTGCGGGCAAGGGAGTGATGACTTCCTCCGGTCCCGTCATCGGAATACCTCATTGCCTTTTGACTTATAAGGACTATGTCATCGAGGAGGTGGAGTCTTTTATAAAGCCAATGGACATAGGGCCCTACGATTAATTAGGGATGGAGGACTTGGGAATGTCAGCTATTTTCGATCTTACTAGGGTATGCTTGCTTCCTCAGGTTAAGTTGGTTATGTCTCTTTCTGGTTCATTGACTGACGCCTGTATCTTTTTCAGGCCTTGGTGCATGTTAAGACCCTTCAAGACCGTTTTTTTGCCAAGGAGGGGGTCGTTGGTCGGGTTAGGAAGCATAATGCAAACTTAATGAAGGAGCAGGAGCAATATAAGGATGCCCTTTGTACTCTAAACAGTGAGCTAAAGGAGACAAAGGGGAAGTTGGAGGTGGCAGGTCGTCAGAAGGAGATGTTGCAGAAAGAGTTGTCATCTTTCTAAGAGCAGGTGGTGAAGGTTGGGGCCGACGCCATTGCGGAATTCAAGGCGTCGCAATCATTCATTAACTCTTGTGCTGAATACTATGGAATTGGGTTTGACAACTGCCTTAAACAGGTCGCATCGTCTTTTCCAGACTTGGACTTATTTGGGATCACAATGGATGAACCTGAGCCGATGATGCCTATTGGTGACGTCGCTGTTGATGAAGGTGACAACTCCTTAGGATCCAATCTTCCTCCCAAGGATGATGGCACCGTCGTTTTGGCCCAACCGGCTACCAATCCTCCTTATGTTTTTGCTTCCAACCCTTTAGTTATACCTGTGGATGTTGAAAACCCTCAGTCTCAGAAAGATGACGGGAACCTTGCTGATGCTCCTGCTACCTGATTTTACTTTACGTGTATTTCGTTTATTTTGCAAACAATGTTTAAGTGCCCTTTTGCTTTTGGGCTTTTATTTGtaaatagtttattttgttatatggCATGTTACTTCCGTCATTTTCCACCTTTTACTTGTTGATGCGTTGTATGTTGGATGCCTAGAATGAATTCGTCGGCCTGCAGTCCCGTCTGTCCTGGGAAACCTGTTAACTTTAAGGATGgacttgtttgtttgtttgtttgtttgttttttttttttttttttttttttttttttttttttttttttttaaatccgtTAACACTGGCTCGTCCTTCTTATGGGAAATCAACTTATGTTCTTTTTGAGCTCGTCTATCTTATCCCTTGAGTTTGATAAGCTTGTCGATTTCATGAGCTTTACCTCTGGGCATTTGATTGTGTTGCTAACCTTATGACCATGTCTACTTTGATGAACACACCATTTTCTATAGACCTATCAGCTTTATAGCTTCGTCCATGTTATGGTCTTATCGTACTCGTCATTTTTTATATGCCTGTTGACTTTATAGCTTCGTCCATGTTGTGGACTAATaatcttgtcattttttataAGCCAGTCAGCTTTATAGCTTCATCCATGTTATGGACTTAATGACCTTGTCATTTTTATAAGCCCGTCGGCTTTATAGCTTCGTCCATGTTATGGACTTAATGACCTTGTCATTTTTTATAAGCCCCTCGACTTCATAGCTTTGTCCATGTTATGGACTTAATGACCTTGGCATTTTTTATAAGCTCATCGGCTTTATAGCTTCGTCCACGTTATGGACTTAAtgatcttgtcatttttttaataagccCGTCGGCTTTATAGCTTCGTCCATGTTATGGACTTAATGACCTTGTCATTTTTATAATCTCATCCATTTGATGAGACCGTCGTTTTTTGTGATCTTCAAATCGTCCACTTTTGTGAACTTAGTCGTCCACCTTTTGTGAACTTAAAGTCGTCCACTTTTTGCAGACTTAGGGATGTTCACTTTTTGTGaactataaatttgtaaatagaAACTTCAgccattttttaataaactcctcttattgccatgcattcGTAGAAAAAACTAgttctagaaagaaaaaatcctGCCCTTTGgccttaaaaggaaaaaaggtaTTGTTgcaaaaactaaagtaaatgatGAAACTGAGGAGTATAACTAAAATTCGCTACGGTTGACTATAAATAAAAAGGGGGCATCATTCTCCATGTTGTCTTCTCTATTGGTAGTACTTCCATAagtgctcggtgttccatggATGTGGTAGCTTCCATTCGTCTAATGTCTTCAGGTGGTAAGTGTCCTTCCTCTGCCATGACGTGATCCGGTAAGGTACTTCCCAATTAAAGCTGAGCTTCCCTTGGGTGGGGTCTCTTGCGGTGCCTATAACTTTCCTTAGAACGAGATCTCCAACTTGGAAATCTCTGTGTCGGACCTGGGAGTTGTAGTTTTTAGCCATGCAGTCCTGGTATCGTGCTAGCCTTGGTTCTGCCACTGCCCTAACTTCATCTACTAGGTCAAGTTGTAAACGCATGACCTTGTCGTTCTTGCTCTCGTCGTGGTTATGCACCCTATAGCTTGTGAGTTTGACCTTGGCTGGTATGGCTGCTTTGCTCCCGTACGTTAGCCAGAATGGTGTTTCTCTTATGGGCATCCTTGTCGTTGTCCTGTATGCACATAATACGCTTGGCAACTCTTCAGGCCATATACCCTTGctccctcgagccgagtcttgataatcttgagcaaggatcggttcgtgacttcgacCTGTCCGTTAGCCTGAGGGTGTGCGGGGGAGAAGTAGTGGTTTCTTATTCCTAACTGCGAGCAAAAGTCTCGGAGGGAGTCATTGTCGAATTTCTTCCTGTTATTCAAGACTAAGACTCCAGGgatgccaaacctgcatacgatgcATCTCCAGATGAAACTCCGCACGTTCTTCTTcgtaatggtggccaaggcttcagcttccacccactttgtaAAGTAGTCAATGCCCACTACCAGGAACTTCAGCTGTCATACTGCTGTAGGGAATGGTCTCATAATATCTAATCTCCACTGAGCAaacggccatggggccgtcattggGGTCAACTCTTCTATTGGTTGTCTAATAATATTGCTGAACCTTTGTCATTTGTTGCAGGTCTTGACATAAGCCTCGGCGTCCTTCTACATGGTGGGCCAATAATACCCTACTTGCACAAGATTGTGCACTAATGATCTTGACCTCGAATGGTTTCCGCAAATCTCCTCGTGTGCCTCCCTCATGACGTAGTTCGCCTCTTCCATACCTAAGCATCTCATATATGGATGGCAGAAGCCTCTTTTATATAGGACATTTTTTATCAAGACGAATCTCGCTGCCTGGACCTTTAGCTTTCTCGCAGCCTCCTTCCCATTTGGCAAGACGCTGTTctttaagtatgaaacaaatGGTGTGGTCCAGTTACTTTCAGAGCCTATCCCCTGTACGTCGTCGGaatctattagtggagaaagctgaacaaaagagagtacattTCTGGGGGTGATCATATGTTCTACTGAAGTGGCTTTGGCAAGACAGTCGGCTTGCTTATTTTCTCCTCTAGggatttggttgattttggcCTCTAGGTCATCTACTCTTCTCCTTACTTGATCCAGATACTTCTTCATCCTTTCACCCTTGCAGTCATAGTCTCCATTCACTTGGTTAGTAACGACTTGAGGGTCGTAGTAAATGACCACGCTTGCGGCTCCCGCTACTTTGGCGAGGTCGAGGCCTGCTACTAATGCTTCGTATTCCGCTTCATTGATGGTGgtggggaagtcgagacggaccatacattcaaccGTGTCTCCTTTGGGTGACAATAGTACGATGCCGGCCCCCCAACCTGCCTGTTGGATGATTCGTCTGTATGTATGCTCCACTGACGAGACTCCTCTGCCCCCTCGTCTTCGTCGTGGGTGAATTCTGCTATGAAGTCCGCGATGATCTGTCCTTTGATGGCAGTCCGCGGGCGGTACTGGATGTCAAACTCGCTCAATTCTATGGCCCATAATGCCAATTGACCTGCAGCATTAGGGTTGCTCATCACCCGCCGCAAGGGCTTGTCAGTCAGGACGATCaccgtatgggcttgaaagtatggTTTGAGTTTGCGAGCTACTGTAACTAATGCAAAGacgagtttctccataggtggGTATCTTTCTTTGGCACTGCGAAGCGCTCGGTTGGCGTAATACACGGGCTTTTgcactctttcttcttctctgaccAAGGCAGCGCTGACGGCTACAGGGGAGACAGCCAGATAGAGGAAAAGCTCTTCTCTTGGCTGCGATGGACTTAGCAACAGCAGGGAAGAGAGATAAGCTTTTAACTCCTCGAATGTCTGCTGACACTCAGCAGTCCACTCAAATGATTTCTTCAGCGTGTGGAAGAAGGGCAAACACTTGTTCGTTGCCCTTGACACGAACCTATTCAGTGCTGCTATTTTTCTGTTGAGACTTTGTacttccttcacatttcttggggGTGCCATCTCCATTATGGCCCAGATCTTGTCCGGGTTGGCCTTGATGCCCCtttgagacaccatgaatcctaggaaTTCCCCCGCTGTTACTCTGGAGACGCACTTTcttggattgagcttcatattgTAAGAACGAAGGGTGTCGAATGTTTCCCTGAGGTCTTTCAAGTAATCTTCCTCCCTTCAGCTTTTCACCAACATGACGTCAACGTAGACTTGGATATTCCTCCCAATTTGCTgtgcgaacattttgttcataagCCTCTAGTACGTCGCGCCtgcattttttaggccaaatggcattactttATAACAAAAGAGGCCTTGGCTAGTTACAAATGAAGTTTTCTCCTAATTAGCTTCGTGCATTTGGATTTGGTTGTAAACCAAGAAAGCGTCCATAAAGCTTAACAGTTGGTGCCGAGCCGTAGAGTCTACTAGAACGTCGACTCGTGGGAGGGGATAGCTGTCTTTGGGGCATGCTTTGTTaaggtcggtgaagtccacgcacattcgCCACTTTCCGCTAGCTTTCTTAACCATCACCAcgttcgccagccaatcgggatagtaaACCCCCCTAATGAAATTTGCCTCCTGTAGTTTGCGGACTCTTCCGCTATGGCCCGATCTCGCTTCGAGGCGAACACCCTCTTCTTCTGTCGAATGGGTGGGAAGGAGGGCGACACATTCAGCCTATGTACCATGACTGAAGGGTCTATCTCTGGCATGTCTTCGTGGCTCCAGGCGAATACATCCCGATTACTTTTGAGAAAGGTTGTGAGTGTTTGACAGAGCGCAGGATTAGTGAGGGTTCCAATTTTGGTTGTTCGGTTGAGCTTGGAGTCGTCAAGAAGTATCTCTTCAAGCTTCTCTATGGGCTTCGTCACCGTGCAGTGTTCTTCTATGTTCATAGCTTGGAGGTGATcatccatttccatcatggctacGTAGCATTCACGTGCAGCCACCTGATTTTCACGTAGCTCTCCCACTCCATATTCAGTAGGAGACTTAATCATTAGGTGGTAGGTTAAGGTTAcagccttccacgagttgagggTGGGTCGTCTGATGATAGCATTGTAGGCAGATGAGCAATCGATCACTAGGAATGTTACGTCCTTGGTGATCTGCTGAGGGTAGTCACCTACCATTACAGATACTGTGACCGCGCCTAGGGGGAACACCCTTGTTCCTCCAAAACCGACAAGCGGGGCGTTTGTCAGAATCAATCATTCTCTATCAATCCCCATTTACTGGAACACTGGGTAGTATAGGATATTCGCCGAGctgccattgtcgaccagcactcggtgcatgttgtagtccccTACTTAAATGCCGACAACAAGCGTGTCGTCATGCAGGTGGTGAAGTCGTCGCGTATCTTCTTCCGAGAATCCGATGATGGGGCCTTCAATTCGCGCTATCTTTGGCACGGAGCCCGTCAGCTGGACATTCTGGACCATCCTGAGGTAAGTCTCGCGGGCCTTTTTTGACGACCCAGTAGTTGTCGTTCCCCCTATGAATATCCTTATGTCTCCTATAGGGGGTTTAGGGCGCTCATTATCCCGTTGGCAGGGCTGATCTTAAGGAGGTGGATCCGCTCTCTCCTTTCTGACGAACTTCTGCAATTTCCCTTACTTGATAAGGGTCTCGATTTGCTGCTTTAAGTCATAACAATCAGCCGTGTCATGATCATGGTCAcggtggaagcggcaatatttgtcccTCGATCGCTTGTTAGGATCTCCCTTCAACTTTCTAGAGTAGGTCAAGCCtcctcgtccttgatttgcattaaGACTTGGTCTATTGGGGCAGTTAACGGGGTGAAGCTTGTGAATCTTCCTCCTGGGGTCCTAGAGCACCTTTCATCCCTTTGGTCTCCTGTTCTTGCCTTCTTCCACCTTTGGTCTTGCCATGTATCTTCTTGTCTCTCCCTTTTCTTGGGCTTTTCCTCTCGAGCCAACAGCCCATCTTTAGTattcatgtacttggtggcCTTGTAAAGTACTTCTGACATAGTCTTCGGGTTGTtcttgtatagggagaacaaaaatttTCCCTTCCGcagcccattcgtgaatgccgcTACAAGTATCTTGTCATCGGCTTCGTCGATCAAGAGTGCTTCCTTATTGAAGCAGGATATGTAGGATCTTAGCGTCTCGTCCTTTCGCTGCCTGATGCTCATCAAGCAAGCCGTAGACTTCTTATACCTATGTCCCCCGATGAAGTGCACAGTAAACtgagcgcttagctccttgaaagtGTTGATGGAACTGAGCGTCAaccggctgaaccaaattcttgcCGCACCCTTCAACGTCGTAaggaaggctctacacatgatttcatctgctactccttgaaggtgcatcaaggtcttgaaggtctctagttGATCTAGAAggtccttgactccgtcgtAACTATCTATCTGTGGCATGCGAAACTTATGCGATAGGGGGAAGGAATTGACGAAGGCAATGAACAGTGAGTTGGTTCGGTTAACGAGATCGTTAAGATCGCTGGACACTCGTCCCTTGAGGGCATTCATCATAACTTCCATCTGTTCCTTTATTGCCTGTATCTTTGCAGCAACAGGCGGTGAAGTTATATCCGTAAGGGATGGGAGGCTTACATTTTGTTGCTCCGGTCTGCTTGGGGCGT includes the following:
- the LOC115985070 gene encoding uncharacterized protein LOC115985070, which gives rise to MCRAFLTTLKGAARIWFSRLTLSSINTFKELSAQFTVHFIGGHRYKKSTACLMSIRQRKDETLRSYISCFNKEALLIDEADDKILVAAFTNGLRKGKFLFSLYKNNPKTMSEVLYKATKYMNTKDGLLAREEKPKKRERQEDTWQDQRWKKARTGDQRDERCSRTPGGRFTSFTPLTAPIDQVLMQIKDEEA